A single region of the Hippoglossus hippoglossus isolate fHipHip1 chromosome 17, fHipHip1.pri, whole genome shotgun sequence genome encodes:
- the LOC117778529 gene encoding ATP-dependent 6-phosphofructokinase, platelet type-like isoform X5, with product MAVAAAPKRQDTRKFFENLSGAGKSIAVLTSGGDAQGMNAAVRAAVRMGLYVGAKVFFIHEGYQGMVDGGDNIEEASWESVSSMLQVGGTVIGSARCKEFRSHEGRLKAAHNLVKRSITNLCVIGGDGSLTGANLFREEWSSLLDELLQKGLIDQEATRANSELHIVGMVGSIDNDFCGTDMTIGTDSALHRIIEVVDAIMTTAQSHQRTFVLEVMGRHCGYLALVSALACGADWVFIPEMPPEDGWEDNMCQKLSENRADKKRLNIIIVAEGAIDGHNKSITPDYIKELVVRCLGFDTRVTILGHVQRGGTPSAFDRILASRMGVEAVLALLEASANTPACVVSLVGNQAVRLPLMECVQMTQEVQKAMDEKKFEEAVRLRGRSFENNLRTYRLLSYRKADSELPNSSFNVAVLNVGAPAAGMNAAVRSAVRVGITEGHKMFSVSDGFEGFYKGQIKEIKWGDVGGWTGQGGSLLGTKRTLPGKHLDKIAEQMRIHNINALLVIGGFEAYVGLLELSSARDKYDEFCVPMVMVPATVSNNIPGSDLSIGSDTALNAITDTCDRIKQSASGTKRRVFIIETMGGYCGYLATVGGLAAGADAVYIYEEPFDIRDLQANVEHLTQKMKTSIQRGLVIRNENCNENFTTDFIYQLYSEEGRGVFDCRKNILGHMQQVGRTPTNTRFTEPALFVELSQPL from the exons ATGGCGGTCGCGGCGGCACCGAAGCGGCAGGACACCCGCAAATTCTTCGAGAATTTGTCCGGCGCCGGGAAATCCATCGCGGTGCTGACCAGCGGGGGGGATGCTCAAG GCATGAACGCAGCCGTCAGGGCGGCCGTCCGAATGGGCCTCTACGTGGGGGCCAAGGTCTTCTTCATCCACGAG GGCTACCAGGGGATGGTGGACGGGGGTGATAACATCGAAGAGGCGTCGTGGGAAAGCGTCTCCAGCATGCTGCAAGTG GGGGGCACGGTCATCGGCAGCGCCCGCTGTAAAGAGTTCCGTAGCCACGAGGGCCGCCTGAAGGCCGCTCACAACCTGGTGAAGCGCAGCATCACCAACCTGTGTGTGATCGGAGGGGACGGCAGCTTGACCGGAGCCAACCTGTTCAGGGAGGAGTGGAGCAGCCTGCTGGACGAGCTCCTGCAGAAAG GTCTGATCGACCAGGAGGCGACCCGCGCCAACTCGGAGCTGCACATCGTCGGCATGGTCGGCTCCATCGACAACGACTTCTGCGGCACCGACATGACCATTGGCACCGACTCGGCCCTGCACCGCATCATCGAGGTGGTGGACGCCATCATGACCACGGCTCAGAG cCACCAGAGGACATTTGTTCTGGAGGTCATGGGCAGACACTGCGG aTACCTGGCCCTGGTCAGTGCCCTGGCATGTGGAGCAGATTGGGTCTTTATCCCTGAAATGCCACCTGAGGACGGCTGGGAAGACAACATGTGTCAGAAACTGTctgag AACCGCGCTGATAAGAAAAGGCTGAACATTATTATCGTAGCTGAAGGAGCCATAGACGGCCACAACAAGTCTATAACTCCTGATTACATCAAGGAA CTGGTCGTCCGCTGCCTGGGGTTTGACACCAGGGTCACCATCTTGGGTCACGTGCAGAGAGGTGGGACCCCCTCCGCCTTCGACAGGATCCTG GCCAGTCGTATGGGCGTGGAGGCCGTGCTGGCGCTGCTGGAGGCGTCTGCCAACACCCCGGCCTGCGTCGTGTCCCTGGTCGGCAACCAGGCTGTTCGACTGCCACTTATGGAGTGTGTGCAGATG ACCCAGGAAGTGCAGAAGGCCATGGATGAGAAGAAGTTTGAAGAGGCGGTCCGACTGCGTGGGAG GAGCTTTGAAAACAACCTGAGAACCTACAGGCTCCTCTCCTACCGGAAAGCAGACTCTGAACTTCCGAAT AGCTCCTTCAACGTGGCCGTGCTGAACGTCGGTGCACCGGCCGCCGGTATGAACGCTGCCGTGCGTTCTGCCGTCAGAGTGGGAATCACCGAGGGCCACAAAATGTTCTCGGTCAGCGACGGCTTCGAGGGATTCTACAAAGGACAA ATCAAGGAGATCAAGTGGGGCGATGTCGGTGGCTGGACGGGACAGGGGGGGTCGCTGCTCGGGACCAAAAG GACTCTTCCGGGAAAACATCTGGATAAGATAGCTGAGCAGATGAGGATCCATAACATCAACGCCCTGCTCGTCATCGGAGGATTCGAG GCCTACGTGGGATTACTGGAACTGTCCTCTGCTCGGGACAAATATGACGAGTTCTGTGTCCCCATGGTCATGGTCCCCGCCACCGTGTCCAACAATATCCCCGGGTCCGACCTCAGCATTGGCTCAGACACGGCTCTGAACGCCATTACTGAT ACGTGTGACCGCATCAAGCAGTCGGCCAGTGGCACCAAGCGGCGGGTTTTCATCATCGAGACCATGGGGGGCTACTGCGGCTACCTGGCCACTGTGGGGGGGCTGGCTGCCGGGGCGGACGCCGTCTACATCTACGAGGAACCGTTTGACATCCGGGACCTGCAG GCCAACGTGGAGCATCTGACGCAGAAGATGAAGACGAGCATCCAGAGGGGCTTAGTGATCAG GAACGAGAACTGCAACGAGAACTTCACCACGGACTTCATCTACCAGCTGTACTCGGAGGAGGGTCGGGGCGTGTTCGACTGCAGGAAGAACATCCTGGGTCACATGCAGCAGGTCGGACGCACGCCAACAAACACACGCTTCACTGAACCAGCTCTGTT TGTTGAACTCTCTCAGCCTCTGTAG
- the LOC117778529 gene encoding ATP-dependent 6-phosphofructokinase, platelet type-like isoform X4, producing the protein MAVAAAPKRQDTRKFFENLSGAGKSIAVLTSGGDAQGMNAAVRAAVRMGLYVGAKVFFIHEGYQGMVDGGDNIEEASWESVSSMLQVGGTVIGSARCKEFRSHEGRLKAAHNLVKRSITNLCVIGGDGSLTGANLFREEWSSLLDELLQKGLIDQEATRANSELHIVGMVGSIDNDFCGTDMTIGTDSALHRIIEVVDAIMTTAQSHQRTFVLEVMGRHCGYLALVSALACGADWVFIPEMPPEDGWEDNMCQKLSENRADKKRLNIIIVAEGAIDGHNKSITPDYIKELVVRCLGFDTRVTILGHVQRGGTPSAFDRILASRMGVEAVLALLEASANTPACVVSLVGNQAVRLPLMECVQMTQEVQKAMDEKKFEEAVRLRGRSFENNLRTYRLLSYRKADSELPNSSFNVAVLNVGAPAAGMNAAVRSAVRVGITEGHKMFSVSDGFEGFYKGQIKEIKWGDVGGWTGQGGSLLGTKRTLPGKHLDKIAEQMRIHNINALLVIGGFEAYVGLLELSSARDKYDEFCVPMVMVPATVSNNIPGSDLSIGSDTALNAITDTCDRIKQSASGTKRRVFIIETMGGYCGYLATVGGLAAGADAVYIYEEPFDIRDLQANVEHLTQKMKTSIQRGLVIRNENCNENFTTDFIYQLYSEEGRGVFDCRKNILGHMQQVGRTPTNTRFTEPALFVHLHQSAAC; encoded by the exons ATGGCGGTCGCGGCGGCACCGAAGCGGCAGGACACCCGCAAATTCTTCGAGAATTTGTCCGGCGCCGGGAAATCCATCGCGGTGCTGACCAGCGGGGGGGATGCTCAAG GCATGAACGCAGCCGTCAGGGCGGCCGTCCGAATGGGCCTCTACGTGGGGGCCAAGGTCTTCTTCATCCACGAG GGCTACCAGGGGATGGTGGACGGGGGTGATAACATCGAAGAGGCGTCGTGGGAAAGCGTCTCCAGCATGCTGCAAGTG GGGGGCACGGTCATCGGCAGCGCCCGCTGTAAAGAGTTCCGTAGCCACGAGGGCCGCCTGAAGGCCGCTCACAACCTGGTGAAGCGCAGCATCACCAACCTGTGTGTGATCGGAGGGGACGGCAGCTTGACCGGAGCCAACCTGTTCAGGGAGGAGTGGAGCAGCCTGCTGGACGAGCTCCTGCAGAAAG GTCTGATCGACCAGGAGGCGACCCGCGCCAACTCGGAGCTGCACATCGTCGGCATGGTCGGCTCCATCGACAACGACTTCTGCGGCACCGACATGACCATTGGCACCGACTCGGCCCTGCACCGCATCATCGAGGTGGTGGACGCCATCATGACCACGGCTCAGAG cCACCAGAGGACATTTGTTCTGGAGGTCATGGGCAGACACTGCGG aTACCTGGCCCTGGTCAGTGCCCTGGCATGTGGAGCAGATTGGGTCTTTATCCCTGAAATGCCACCTGAGGACGGCTGGGAAGACAACATGTGTCAGAAACTGTctgag AACCGCGCTGATAAGAAAAGGCTGAACATTATTATCGTAGCTGAAGGAGCCATAGACGGCCACAACAAGTCTATAACTCCTGATTACATCAAGGAA CTGGTCGTCCGCTGCCTGGGGTTTGACACCAGGGTCACCATCTTGGGTCACGTGCAGAGAGGTGGGACCCCCTCCGCCTTCGACAGGATCCTG GCCAGTCGTATGGGCGTGGAGGCCGTGCTGGCGCTGCTGGAGGCGTCTGCCAACACCCCGGCCTGCGTCGTGTCCCTGGTCGGCAACCAGGCTGTTCGACTGCCACTTATGGAGTGTGTGCAGATG ACCCAGGAAGTGCAGAAGGCCATGGATGAGAAGAAGTTTGAAGAGGCGGTCCGACTGCGTGGGAG GAGCTTTGAAAACAACCTGAGAACCTACAGGCTCCTCTCCTACCGGAAAGCAGACTCTGAACTTCCGAAT AGCTCCTTCAACGTGGCCGTGCTGAACGTCGGTGCACCGGCCGCCGGTATGAACGCTGCCGTGCGTTCTGCCGTCAGAGTGGGAATCACCGAGGGCCACAAAATGTTCTCGGTCAGCGACGGCTTCGAGGGATTCTACAAAGGACAA ATCAAGGAGATCAAGTGGGGCGATGTCGGTGGCTGGACGGGACAGGGGGGGTCGCTGCTCGGGACCAAAAG GACTCTTCCGGGAAAACATCTGGATAAGATAGCTGAGCAGATGAGGATCCATAACATCAACGCCCTGCTCGTCATCGGAGGATTCGAG GCCTACGTGGGATTACTGGAACTGTCCTCTGCTCGGGACAAATATGACGAGTTCTGTGTCCCCATGGTCATGGTCCCCGCCACCGTGTCCAACAATATCCCCGGGTCCGACCTCAGCATTGGCTCAGACACGGCTCTGAACGCCATTACTGAT ACGTGTGACCGCATCAAGCAGTCGGCCAGTGGCACCAAGCGGCGGGTTTTCATCATCGAGACCATGGGGGGCTACTGCGGCTACCTGGCCACTGTGGGGGGGCTGGCTGCCGGGGCGGACGCCGTCTACATCTACGAGGAACCGTTTGACATCCGGGACCTGCAG GCCAACGTGGAGCATCTGACGCAGAAGATGAAGACGAGCATCCAGAGGGGCTTAGTGATCAG GAACGAGAACTGCAACGAGAACTTCACCACGGACTTCATCTACCAGCTGTACTCGGAGGAGGGTCGGGGCGTGTTCGACTGCAGGAAGAACATCCTGGGTCACATGCAGCAGGTCGGACGCACGCCAACAAACACACGCTTCACTGAACCAGCTCTGTTTGTTCATCTCCATCAATC tgcagcGTGTTGA
- the LOC117778529 gene encoding ATP-dependent 6-phosphofructokinase, platelet type-like isoform X6, with amino-acid sequence MAVAAAPKRQDTRKFFENLSGAGKSIAVLTSGGDAQGMNAAVRAAVRMGLYVGAKVFFIHEGYQGMVDGGDNIEEASWESVSSMLQVGGTVIGSARCKEFRSHEGRLKAAHNLVKRSITNLCVIGGDGSLTGANLFREEWSSLLDELLQKGLIDQEATRANSELHIVGMVGSIDNDFCGTDMTIGTDSALHRIIEVVDAIMTTAQSHQRTFVLEVMGRHCGYLALVSALACGADWVFIPEMPPEDGWEDNMCQKLSENRADKKRLNIIIVAEGAIDGHNKSITPDYIKELVVRCLGFDTRVTILGHVQRGGTPSAFDRILASRMGVEAVLALLEASANTPACVVSLVGNQAVRLPLMECVQMTQEVQKAMDEKKFEEAVRLRGRSFENNLRTYRLLSYRKADSELPNSSFNVAVLNVGAPAAGMNAAVRSAVRVGITEGHKMFSVSDGFEGFYKGQIKEIKWGDVGGWTGQGGSLLGTKRTLPGKHLDKIAEQMRIHNINALLVIGGFEAYVGLLELSSARDKYDEFCVPMVMVPATVSNNIPGSDLSIGSDTALNAITDTCDRIKQSASGTKRRVFIIETMGGYCGYLATVGGLAAGADAVYIYEEPFDIRDLQVRDQSLSKRFLFEHLVAHHAHPDLSLRRGQAAQTGLLITSELHH; translated from the exons ATGGCGGTCGCGGCGGCACCGAAGCGGCAGGACACCCGCAAATTCTTCGAGAATTTGTCCGGCGCCGGGAAATCCATCGCGGTGCTGACCAGCGGGGGGGATGCTCAAG GCATGAACGCAGCCGTCAGGGCGGCCGTCCGAATGGGCCTCTACGTGGGGGCCAAGGTCTTCTTCATCCACGAG GGCTACCAGGGGATGGTGGACGGGGGTGATAACATCGAAGAGGCGTCGTGGGAAAGCGTCTCCAGCATGCTGCAAGTG GGGGGCACGGTCATCGGCAGCGCCCGCTGTAAAGAGTTCCGTAGCCACGAGGGCCGCCTGAAGGCCGCTCACAACCTGGTGAAGCGCAGCATCACCAACCTGTGTGTGATCGGAGGGGACGGCAGCTTGACCGGAGCCAACCTGTTCAGGGAGGAGTGGAGCAGCCTGCTGGACGAGCTCCTGCAGAAAG GTCTGATCGACCAGGAGGCGACCCGCGCCAACTCGGAGCTGCACATCGTCGGCATGGTCGGCTCCATCGACAACGACTTCTGCGGCACCGACATGACCATTGGCACCGACTCGGCCCTGCACCGCATCATCGAGGTGGTGGACGCCATCATGACCACGGCTCAGAG cCACCAGAGGACATTTGTTCTGGAGGTCATGGGCAGACACTGCGG aTACCTGGCCCTGGTCAGTGCCCTGGCATGTGGAGCAGATTGGGTCTTTATCCCTGAAATGCCACCTGAGGACGGCTGGGAAGACAACATGTGTCAGAAACTGTctgag AACCGCGCTGATAAGAAAAGGCTGAACATTATTATCGTAGCTGAAGGAGCCATAGACGGCCACAACAAGTCTATAACTCCTGATTACATCAAGGAA CTGGTCGTCCGCTGCCTGGGGTTTGACACCAGGGTCACCATCTTGGGTCACGTGCAGAGAGGTGGGACCCCCTCCGCCTTCGACAGGATCCTG GCCAGTCGTATGGGCGTGGAGGCCGTGCTGGCGCTGCTGGAGGCGTCTGCCAACACCCCGGCCTGCGTCGTGTCCCTGGTCGGCAACCAGGCTGTTCGACTGCCACTTATGGAGTGTGTGCAGATG ACCCAGGAAGTGCAGAAGGCCATGGATGAGAAGAAGTTTGAAGAGGCGGTCCGACTGCGTGGGAG GAGCTTTGAAAACAACCTGAGAACCTACAGGCTCCTCTCCTACCGGAAAGCAGACTCTGAACTTCCGAAT AGCTCCTTCAACGTGGCCGTGCTGAACGTCGGTGCACCGGCCGCCGGTATGAACGCTGCCGTGCGTTCTGCCGTCAGAGTGGGAATCACCGAGGGCCACAAAATGTTCTCGGTCAGCGACGGCTTCGAGGGATTCTACAAAGGACAA ATCAAGGAGATCAAGTGGGGCGATGTCGGTGGCTGGACGGGACAGGGGGGGTCGCTGCTCGGGACCAAAAG GACTCTTCCGGGAAAACATCTGGATAAGATAGCTGAGCAGATGAGGATCCATAACATCAACGCCCTGCTCGTCATCGGAGGATTCGAG GCCTACGTGGGATTACTGGAACTGTCCTCTGCTCGGGACAAATATGACGAGTTCTGTGTCCCCATGGTCATGGTCCCCGCCACCGTGTCCAACAATATCCCCGGGTCCGACCTCAGCATTGGCTCAGACACGGCTCTGAACGCCATTACTGAT ACGTGTGACCGCATCAAGCAGTCGGCCAGTGGCACCAAGCGGCGGGTTTTCATCATCGAGACCATGGGGGGCTACTGCGGCTACCTGGCCACTGTGGGGGGGCTGGCTGCCGGGGCGGACGCCGTCTACATCTACGAGGAACCGTTTGACATCCGGGACCTGCAGGTCAGAGACCAGTCGCTTtctaaaaggtttttatttgagCATCTCGTCGCC CACCACGCTCACCCTGACCTCAGTCTCCGGCGTGGGCAGGCGGCCCAGACTGGTTTATTAATAACCTCTGAGCTGCATCACTGa